From a region of the Corallococcus coralloides DSM 2259 genome:
- a CDS encoding DUF6068 family protein produces MRRPLFRAPLLLCSALLLGTGCESMKPRAVSPSDGTTTATEPPDASAPTEASVLDAGVPTPDSTPSPWQRARVGDRVEYAFSAHRGRPGADTGVGVAGHVVLEVIAVQAPWAWLTVTFTDDQGRPLAHPRLSQPRLLPMRMEETQPWKEEHRGQRSAEQTTAAGRTWDARRFLDDRRPSDGPLQNRLYANEPGPLYLTHGLLDASTTLSGFGASGSQQLTLVSFRQGSDAAGNVPVLDRPWGPGTWYDVRQDLSGTASVRRVCLGAERGFVLRKELTGPTGDAPCADLRDAEAQPLEEALLAAVSEAVSQPQQWPPVAAGTAPPRRETFTVAQHPIPALVLEAPAGEGAERRVQVTTYAADPWGTAMNGLADEARFIPLADTVYRAPPKGKRVPEDGTALAGWGRWVIDGGR; encoded by the coding sequence ATGCGACGCCCTCTCTTCCGCGCTCCCCTCCTGCTGTGCTCCGCGCTCCTCCTGGGCACGGGCTGCGAGAGCATGAAGCCCCGTGCCGTCTCCCCCTCCGACGGCACCACCACTGCCACCGAACCACCCGACGCCTCCGCCCCGACCGAGGCCTCCGTGCTGGACGCCGGGGTTCCCACCCCGGACTCCACGCCCTCGCCGTGGCAGCGCGCCCGCGTGGGCGACCGCGTGGAGTACGCCTTCTCCGCCCACCGGGGCCGCCCCGGCGCGGACACCGGCGTGGGCGTGGCCGGCCATGTCGTGCTGGAGGTCATCGCCGTCCAGGCGCCCTGGGCGTGGCTCACCGTCACCTTCACGGATGATCAGGGCAGGCCCCTGGCCCACCCTCGCCTCTCCCAGCCCCGCCTGCTGCCCATGCGCATGGAGGAGACGCAGCCCTGGAAGGAGGAACACCGCGGCCAGCGCTCCGCCGAACAGACCACCGCCGCCGGACGCACCTGGGATGCCCGCCGCTTCCTGGACGACCGCCGCCCCAGCGACGGCCCCCTCCAGAACCGCCTCTACGCCAATGAGCCCGGCCCGCTGTACCTCACCCATGGCCTGCTCGACGCCAGCACCACGCTCTCAGGCTTCGGCGCCAGCGGCAGCCAGCAGCTCACGCTCGTGTCCTTCCGCCAGGGCTCCGATGCCGCGGGAAACGTGCCCGTGCTCGACCGGCCCTGGGGCCCGGGCACCTGGTACGACGTGCGCCAGGACCTCTCCGGCACCGCCTCCGTGCGCCGCGTCTGCCTGGGCGCCGAGCGCGGCTTCGTCCTTCGCAAGGAGCTGACCGGCCCCACCGGCGACGCCCCCTGCGCCGACCTCCGCGACGCGGAAGCCCAGCCCCTGGAAGAGGCCCTGCTCGCCGCCGTCAGCGAAGCCGTCAGCCAGCCGCAGCAGTGGCCTCCCGTCGCCGCGGGCACCGCGCCGCCACGCCGCGAGACGTTCACCGTCGCCCAGCACCCCATCCCCGCCTTGGTCCTCGAAGCGCCCGCGGGCGAGGGCGCCGAGCGCCGCGTGCAGGTCACCACCTACGCCGCCGACCCCTGGGGCACCGCGATGAACGGACTCGCGGACGAGGCCCGCTTCATCCCGCTCGCGGACACCGTCTACCGCGCCCCGCCGAAGGGCAAGCGCGTGCCCGAGGACGGCACCGCGCTCGCAGGCTGGGGCAGGTGGGTCATCGACGGCGGCAGGTAG